In Candidatus Zixiibacteriota bacterium, the genomic stretch AGTACATAGGACACCCCTTCGCACATGAACTCGCACGTGTAGTCTCCAAGTGGAAGATCACCAACGCCGTAGCGTCCCTGTTCATCGGTTGTAATTGATTTGCGGAGGCGTCCTGGGCCATGCAGCTCCATCGTCTTGTTGGCATGATAGCTATCCGCAAAAAAACCCTGTACGCCAAATATCACTCCGGTCATAGATCGTGGGTATCCGGCTACCGAATCCAGGTCGACCGAAATCATCTCCCCCTTCTCGCAGAAATACAACTCTGTGTAGTAGTCGTCGGCCACAGCATAAATGTAGTATTGTGCCGAGTCATAATATGGGTTGGATTCGTAAACATCAATGACAACATCACCCTCAGTAGGCAAGATCATCGAATCGAGAAGTGTCCCCCACCCATTTGAATAAATTGAAAGCTTGATATCGGTCGCAACCCCAGGCACTGGCTTTGGTTGTCCGCCCTGGCTATTTGTTCCGTTGTCATCACAGCCGAGCATGCACGCGGCTACCAGGACCAGGATCAGCAAGATCGTGATTGGCTTCAACATGAATCACCTCCCATTGTGTCGTGCAACTCAGCGACATCGGGTGTTCCTACTCCCCTCACTCCGGTACCCACTATCAAACTCAGTATACAGATTTACAGATCCGGTAGCAAGCTATGGGGCAATGTCACCCTACCAGGCTATGCCTGTGATCAGAGTCGAAGGCTAACGGCAAACCCGGCCCAAACGAATTTGAGCCGGGTATGCGACGAAACGTCTATTAGTTCCGGAATTGTAGCCGCCGCCACGTAATGGCGATAGCGATGTTTTTCAATAACCTCTTAGCTTAGAACTGACGGATTACTTCGATCTCAACCCTTCGGTTCATACGGCGACCAGCGGCAGTGCCATTATCGCCGATCCAGTATTGCGGGTCTTCACCCAAACCCACAGTCTCCATACGGTCGGCGGCAATTTCTTTGCTGACCAGGTACTTCTTCACTGTCTCAGCACGGTTGGTGGAGAGCATCAGATTGTACTGCTCCGAATTGAGCGAATCGGTATAGCCGCGAATCTCTATACGGAAATACGGATATGCTTTCAAAGATACTGCAACACTGTCGAGTATGGCATGTGCCTCCGGGCTGATAGTATACACATCCGAGGCATACTTCACCTCGCCGTAGAGCATCAGCGTCTCTTCCAACTTTGAAGCCGTGGGACAACCAACTGAGTCAACTTCCACACCCGCCGGTGTGTCGGGACAACGGTCGCTCATGTCTGGCACACCGTCTTTGTCGCTATCAACAGGGCAACCATCGGCATCTACAGTCACACCGAGTGGAGTGTCAGGACACTTATCAGTCAAATCCGGTACGCCATCACGATCGCTGTCGATCGGGCAACCGGTCTCGTCTATTTCGGTTCCGAGGGGAGTGTTCGGGCACTGGTCAATACCATCAAAAACACCGTCCTGATCAGTATCAAGGGGACATCCTTTGACGTCAACAGTGGCACCAAGAGGAGTGCCGGGACAGACATCAAGTCCATCGTAAACACCATCCTGATCTTCATCCAGAGGGCAACCATCTTTGTCGACCAAAGCTCCCAGGGGAGTATCCGGGCATTTGTCAGCCTTGTCTTTAACGCCATCCTTGTCTGCGTCGGGCGAGACATCAAAGAGATAATAGGTTAGTCCAATCGAGGGTTCCATGTAGGCCTTGAAGGGACGATCTTTCCAGCGACGCCAGGTGCTGGGACCATATTCGCCGGACGGCATATCGGACGTCAATCTAAACAGGCCATAGCTAAGCAACAGCTGACCATCAATATTCAGGCGTTCGCTCAACCAGTAGCCGACGCCGCCACCAAACTTGAGGCCGATATCATTTATTGTGGCCACCTTCGGTTTTGAGCCGCCCACGACCAAGCGCCGATTGACCCGCCAGTTATCCCAGCCAAGCCCGGCTGTAAGGTAGGGTTGCGTCTTCTGGTCATAGCGGAAGTAGTAATTCCCGGTCAGGCTGTAGAGCATCCCTTCTATCCGCGCAAAGGCATCATCCGAACCGTTGAAACTAAACGACTGATCACTGGTGGCGGTACTGTCGTCGTAGCTTGAGGCATAGTGAATCGAGAAATCGACAGCGATCCGCTCGGTCAACCCCAAACGGGCATGAGCGCCGAGGTCCCAACCCATTCCAAAGGGTTCGTACTTCGTGTCAAACAGTGTGAAATCGGACCCCTCAAACATTGGAATAATCAACGGTCCCCGTACCCCGACGCCAAACTTGGACTCCCAGTCATAAGTTCTCTGTGCCGACAGCGCTAACACTGCCGAAACCAGAACCAGCACTGCTACCATGACTACCATTTTGGATGTCTTCAAAATGAGCCTCCCAAATCGTTTTGAAGCCGAGATTTCGATCGACATCACAGCCGCCGGGCCATGAGTGACGACCAAATCCTCAAGCCTGTATATTTCTCTCCTCGCTATCGAGCCAAATATATGTCATAAAACTAGTTTTGACAATATGGAAGTTGAGGATGCGACAGTACATTACACAAGAGCAGGAATGTTGCAATCTCGTCCTTCTCCTGCCGAAAGTTCACCAGTGGCGTGGTTCGCTCTGAATTACCTATATAACCTGATTGTCTCGCAGCTTGGTGAACAACTTACCCGCTATTTCTTCCGGCGTCTCACCTTCGATCAGTTCGCCTTTAGGGCGCGGTGGCGGGGGTGCTACTTTGGTTGTCTTGGTACCCGAG encodes the following:
- a CDS encoding OmpA family protein produces the protein MKTSKMVVMVAVLVLVSAVLALSAQRTYDWESKFGVGVRGPLIIPMFEGSDFTLFDTKYEPFGMGWDLGAHARLGLTERIAVDFSIHYASSYDDSTATSDQSFSFNGSDDAFARIEGMLYSLTGNYYFRYDQKTQPYLTAGLGWDNWRVNRRLVVGGSKPKVATINDIGLKFGGGVGYWLSERLNIDGQLLLSYGLFRLTSDMPSGEYGPSTWRRWKDRPFKAYMEPSIGLTYYLFDVSPDADKDGVKDKADKCPDTPLGALVDKDGCPLDEDQDGVYDGLDVCPGTPLGATVDVKGCPLDTDQDGVFDGIDQCPNTPLGTEIDETGCPIDSDRDGVPDLTDKCPDTPLGVTVDADGCPVDSDKDGVPDMSDRCPDTPAGVEVDSVGCPTASKLEETLMLYGEVKYASDVYTISPEAHAILDSVAVSLKAYPYFRIEIRGYTDSLNSEQYNLMLSTNRAETVKKYLVSKEIAADRMETVGLGEDPQYWIGDNGTAAGRRMNRRVEIEVIRQF